ATCACTGCTGCTTGTTGTGTCGTCATCAGGGTTGCCGTGACACTGGAATTGATAGTAGTTAATAGGCCTACaatctatttatatacaaataattaaaaaaactaactaCAACAGATATATCAGTGataatattcattgttttatataaatttcattgagATTCTACAAattaaagcgataattcaagtagtgataaaaaattaataaaatatgaataaaaaaacttgtttgGTTCTTCAACCTTTTCAATGATAATATCAATAACTCACTTGTGGAGGTACAGATTCATGTATGGGCTGACTAAGCCACTTCTGACATTTTGGCATGGCTTCAATTCTTGCTCTCAATTCGTCATGTCTGCCATCTTTTAGGAGTTCAAGATATAAAAGGAGTAGTGTTGCCACCTCTGAAAAATCATATGGTTACAGTAAGTATATGCTCATACATAGCTCACAAGCCTTTCGCACacatattatgaatttttattacttggaaacatttatataaattcactgttattaaaaattttctaatcacttcttttttaattttactcatcaaaacctttttttttagtttattaattaaccaACCTTTAGGTGAGTTATCATGGCACACTGTATCAAACTCCTCGTCCATCAGATCCTCTATAACTTCAGCCAGTTCATCTTTATCCACTACATTTTCCACGCAGTACCTTGCTATGTACACTGACATTAGCTGCGCTgtctgtaacataaaatatgtcaattataaaaatatcattgacttatttattcatacattttataggATTAGAAGGAATTATGAATGGATGTTGCACTGCTAGGATTTTGTAGTGTATAAGCACTGGTAGTAGATGCTTGTAAAAATCAACTTGTTGAGGGGGTAGAGCCACAAATATATatgattaagtatatattattggatgtttagaatatttaaaattacgcatatttacttttaaaacaatgaaatgtGGATTTCTATGCAAATACTAGCAATTTGCTGTAAAAGACTAACATTATTCTATTtagtaattgaaaataaaatatttattacttaaaatatgcacaatggtttttattttcaaaagtttatttatatttaattcattttttatgttctaTGACTAGAACACGATATTGTTCAAAATATCACACCTTTTCACCGCCGGGAGCGCCCATTCCATGTTCAACAGCAAGTTGAAGGGCAGTCCAGTTGTTAAGAACTAAATCCACAATAGGTTTAAAGTCGTCATAAAGCATTTTGACTGTTTTATTATCTCAAAACAAAAACCTaatttaaaccaaatatttaCGATCGCACATTTTCTAacctattacattttttttagaaaaataatcgaTGACGTTTTGTGGCATACGTCTAAATTGCGATGCGATTCGTTCAggaatataattcaatttatgttacgacctatattatatataaattattatgacacCTTCTTTTTACATAGTTTATTGTCCCATTTATGTGTAATACAAGCTTGtatgctattattttattttttggaagGTATGTAATATCaaagatattattttgattCTGTTGAATTATCTATGGCTTTATTCGTTCCGTTTAGTTCCATTCATTCAATCGTAGTGACATTATGGCagtcaaaattcaaataattttgtaaacaatcTGCTATCGGAATATTGCAATTTAGATATTTCAAggtaaaatgaataattaccCCTGATCGTTGTACGACCACAATATAATTAACGATGTCTGAAGATATAAAAGTTACGTTTATTATACCGAATGATTGTGAAAGTGAGAATGAATGCTCGGAGGACATGCAACTGGCTTTTGTCGTAAGTATCCAAAAAACATatatgcaattatttattagtgaaaACATCATATTTAGGTAAtgcatgttatttttaaaaaggttcCTCTTTcctgaatatataataaattcatcCTAAAATTTTACCGCGCTTATGATGTCTGGTATGCTGTTTACGtcaaatataagttataacctCAGTTATATACtgtatatatactataaaaaaaaacaaaataaaaagcagTATAAAGTTTTAAGTAGTTCTACAAGACGAACATGCTTCTAATATgtaagaacataaaaaatacacaaaatattataaataaaacctatttactTTTGatgtaaagtataaatatatagatgttTGAGATGACAAATGTTTGTTGTCAACAACACTTTTCCTTTCCATTATTATAGCCACATGAAGTCCATgctgaacattaaaataaacaccgTTTTATGaacttattttgataatatatattgaaatacctTGCAATAAGCTTACCTACCTTCTTTAGAGAGTAGGGATAGAAATCACATCTTCAcaagttataaaattgtaacagttCAATGTCTGTGTATAAtggatattgaaaaaaaaactaagtctTTATTAGAGTAACCAAAgataaaataacagtttttacaatattttctgtctgtctgtatgtttataCAATTATCACACAATACTACTGCATGGAAAGAAATACTGTGTCACTGATGCATTGATATAAGTCTAACTAAAAATAAAGACTccattttatcctgggaaaatataaaacaggatTTTCATCTTGGAAAAACTAGCATGCAGGCAATCACAAATACTACTACAAAAGAGACCCATATTCCTTCAGATGTTACTCACACTATGTACTATTTGAAGGTGACTCAAAcatcaatacaataaaacattggAAATGGTGTTTGTTTCTTGGATTAATATCAACATGTTCTAAATTGGTTTGTAGACATGTGAGCAGCATAAAGGCAGTGGTCTTCATGCCAAATGGGTGAAGGAGTCCCAATGGAAGAAATTCGAAGGACTCTCTAAGAGGGATGTGTTTGTCCTGTCTGAGTTTGAAGGGGAACTTTGTTTCAAAGAGGCTAAGGGCTACTAAATGCCTGTAAGTATTCACATATCATTGGAAATGTAGAAAATATTCAGAAGTTAGAGACAAGAATGAATTGTTTGTTAGAATTTTAATGTACAATAACTATTTAACAAAGTGGTAAATTGAAAAGGCATGTGCTGTAGATTTTGTACATACCTGTTGATCTTAGCTACACAATTATATGTAGAGAAATTGCTGTTGACACAATCTGATTTCAGaacaaataaaccaaaatattatttttaaaaataacctcTTTCCTACTATACACCTGAACATACTCTTTGAGCATACATTTTAAGTggacttattataataaataattatttcatcatGATATAACATTGGCGTTAAGCTGTcccccaatcacatcatgggacggaaatcactcggcgaaaagtgggtgccttagttgcaccAGTGCAGACCCCCTTCAGGGGATAAATTTGTGATGTGTTTTGATTAACCTTAATGATCTGttgtttctattattattatatgcctctaatttttgtatttagggTTGGTGGGTCCCCTTGTCTGTCATGCTGTTGTTTGACGGGAAGGCATGCCAATACCATCTGGCCCACAGAACCTGTGTACCCGGTGGCCATGAGAGGCTTAGTGGTCACCGCCAGTGGTTTGACTAAAGACAAGAAGGTTTGTAATATTGACCAACACCTCTCTCACTCTCTGTTACAAGGTTCCATGTCATATTAGATgagcaaattaaataatttatatcacatgattctaagatgttttcagtgaaaatttccaataatctcaaatgataaaaaaaaaacatgaattgttgtctattttaatttttgccaacataaaaaaaatgtcaattttGTCTTTTTAACATGAGTGACAATTTAACAAaggaccttgtaataatgagccaGTGACTTATGTGTTTGAACGATATTAATAGATGTTCaatcataaaatacttttgattgtgagtttttgtaatgttaataattttctttttctttcctttATGATGAACTGTATATTTTTAGGAAATCATAAAAATCAAAGTGCACTGGATGGGTGGAACATATAACACAGTTTTGACAGATGAAACAACACATTTAATATCTGATACTGTGTTATCTGTGAAGTATGTGGTAAGtggaattattgtaatatttcatacaatGCGATGTTTACGCCAAAATTTGCGAGGTATTGCTAGGCttgttttgtttcataataaaactggTAAATGAAAACGAGACTTTTATCTTACAAATAGCTTTTGCCTCGCTATAAGCTCCTTCTGAAAACggttttctaggataaaaagtagcctataaaaaaaacaaaatcggtttattaTTTCCTAAGATTAGCAAGTTCCactaaacaaactctttagttttatatattagtatagacaatttatataatttaactatCCCTATTCCAGAGATCAGTAGAAATAGGCATTCCAGTAATGTCCGAGACATGGGTAGACGCGGTATGGGAGGCAGCCCTTCGCCTAAACGTTAGCGGAGCTTCTTTGGACTTCAACAACTACCGTCTACCACCATTTGCTAACTTGGAGGTGACCACGTCAGGAATACCTAAGAGAGACAAGCAGATGATAATGAAGCTAGTCAATCAGCATGGTGGCAACTTCTCAGGAGCATTTCAGAGTGAGACTACCGATGTGGTGGTATTGACAAAGTGAGTTTGTTTATGTTAGAAATAGTTACATTATGTGTGTTAAAATTAATAGCCGGCATatcacgcacaatggcccgacctACAGGCTAAGTGCAGAAAAAGGAGtccctcaacatagaacatagatagtgtgttaaaattatttatctaaccATATACTATATTGTGATGGAATGTTTATACGCCGTAATAGAAAtgccaaatatttttcaagaatttTTCTTATTTGAGTGATTGACAAGTTCTCTGCTTGTATTGTTAttcagttatattaaaaaatccttttgcAGAGAGGGTGTAGGCAGCGAAAAGTACAAAGCGGCATTAGAGTACGGCAAAGTGTGTGTTTTACCATCATGGGTGAAAGATTCAGCGGAAAAAGGAGTCGCTTTACCAGTAgctaaatacaaaatagtagGAGCGTCTACATCGTCACCGCTGGCTGAACATCGGCTGCCTGACATGAGTGAgtcattatgtataaatatataaaattagacaTAATACAAACTACATAATAGGATCGAAGTATCGGTATATAAAACACGTATCTGCTGTGGGGTTGTAGCTATGACACCTGCCTATTTAGAATCGTCaacgctaataaaaataaaaatctaagcGACAGATTTATCGCCAGGATAAGCAAAAAAAGAATAACATAGTTTGGTCACAACAAAAAGTCGCTAAAACTCGGATAGATATATAAAACCTGTCACGTTATacaccatatttttatttataaacaatgacACTTTAACCATTAAAGGTTCGCATTAAGTACCTGTCGTAGAGCGTTGTTAGTCATATATATGGAGGGTAGAGGTAAGGAGCACCGTCTGTTTCAAGTACCTACCACAATAGCGCTGGCGTACGAAAAACTACGATACGAATGTGGTTGCTTTAATAGTGAGTGAAGTAAGCCAAATGAACAAATCAAATCTTTTCATGATTCAAGTAGTCAATAAAATGCCAGTATACAGAATCTCAACTGCTTGTGTAGTTGTAAGTAGTTTTGTCAATATAACCAAGAAACTGCAGTGAAAACACGTGTGAGTGATACATTAAAAGTGAATTTTGAATTGAATTCCTATGCGATCGCAGCGCCATCCTTATTTTCCCTGTTTTGATGGACACTTTTTGATACACTGAGACGGTGCTCCTTACCTCTACCCTCCATAGTCacatatttgtgttattttgtcGTTCATACTGACTCATTTTATAGCTTACTTACTTTACTGACAGGTACCGTAGTTTATTTCTTACATTGTTATTCTCTTTTAGGTTTAAATTTCTCCAGAATCACAAATCTAAGACCACCTAGTAACTTCGTCGACGAGACTAGATCGGCGGATGTGTCTACCACGTCTGGgaaaataaaggtaaataaattaataaatagctataaattacatttaaatattcggATGAAAATAGCAAAGTATTAAAACTGATAAACTAAATTAAGttatattgcaaataattttttttttgcagctATCGCAAGAATCACGTAAGGCCAACGACACCTCTATCGACAAGGAGTTGCAGATAGAGCTGGACAGTTTCGACATGAATGACATCAAAAAGGCTGGACCTATATTTGACGGATTTTGTGTAAGTTTCATATTATTTCTTAGTTTATTGCGAGTTTGAGGAACTAATCAGATTAATTCAGGTACACTTATTGACACATTCGACAATCCCTTAAATGTTTTGGGATATATCAATGCCATTACTACTGTTGTGCatgaaatgaattttataatttcgtaTGTAATGTTTAACTTGATAGTGCTGGTCCGTATCACACGGCGTCAGCGTGACCCCTTTAACTTTACTgtttacgtataaaaaaaaaatgttatttaataagtaatagtgaatatttcgcactcttaataaaataatgacctatttccaatttgttaatttgtggcagtcgtcggaaaactaattttaatttgctaCCTTTtcttttgaagttgctataaaattgagcttattaaagataagtatatgaaacttatagaatgaaaaaaacaagggaaaaaactaaaaggtcgcaaacagaaattggttgtttgacgattcccacaaattgtcaattttggaatgggtcattattttattaagagtgcgatttgTAGATCTGGCTAGTGAACATGTCTGGTCGGGCGCGCGAGGTGTGCGCGGCGGCGGTGTCGCGGTGCGGCGGCGTGCGCTACgacgcgccgcacgcgcgcctCACGCACGCGCTGCTGGCGagcggcgcggggggcgcggggggcgcggcggCAGCGCGGGACCTACCGCCGTCTGCGCGGCTCCTGTCGCCGCTGTGGCTGCTGCGGAGCGTCAAGGCTGG
The sequence above is drawn from the Manduca sexta isolate Smith_Timp_Sample1 chromosome 28, JHU_Msex_v1.0, whole genome shotgun sequence genome and encodes:
- the LOC115455610 gene encoding uncharacterized protein LOC115455610 produces the protein MLYDDFKPIVDLVLNNWTALQLAVEHGMGAPGGEKTAQLMSVYIARYCVENVVDKDELAEVIEDLMDEEFDTVCHDNSPKEVATLLLLYLELLKDGRHDELRARIEAMPKCQKWLSQPIHESVPPQCHGNPDDDTTSSSDEGEPENAMNGDEASSSNPRQESEPMDEDVEPGWTVVRTRRKK